From the Vibrio ziniensis genome, the window AAAATATTGGGATCTATCAACACCATCACGCATTCTTACTTGGGACGAGACACAGCATGACCTGATAGAGCATCTTAAAGAAGCTGTAAAGACAAGGATGATGGCAGATGTACCATTGGGAGCATTTTTGTCTGGAGGGGTCGATTCAAGCGCTATAGTTGCACTAATGGCAGGGTTGCAAAATGATTCCGTAAATACTTGCTCAATAGGCTTTAATGAACAGGCGTATGATGAAAGTGACTATGCCACACGTATTGCCGAGCGATACCACACGAATCACTCGACTAAAATCGTTTCTGCACAAGAATATGACCTTATTGACCAACTCACCGACATATACGATGAACCTTTTGCCGATAGTTCAGCACTACCGACATATAAAGTATGCCAACTCGCAAGAGAGTCTGTAAAAGTTGCCCTGTCTGGTGATGGCGGAGATGAAATATTTGCTGGATACCGCAGACACCGCTTCCAGGTAGCAGAAGCAAACTTACGCAATAAAATCCCTTACACTTTTCGTAAGCCACTCTTTGGTGCCTTAGGTAAGGTTTACCCAAAAGCTGATTGGGCTCCACAACGCTTTAGAGCTAAAACAACCTTTCAGTCACTTGCTATGAATGCAGTAGAAGCCTATGGCAACACAATGTCGCGTTTGCGAACTGAACAGAGAAATAAACTGTTTACGCAAGAATATATTACATCACTTGATGGCTACTCAGGATTAGAGATTATAAAGCATCATGCTAAAAATGCTCCGACAGCCGATCCACTTAAGTTCGTTCAATATTTAGATATTAAAACTTGGTTGCCTGGGGATATTCTAACCAAAGTCGACCGAGCAAGTATGGCGAACTCTCTAGAAGTTCGAGCTCCTCTTCTTGACCACAAACTGATGGAATGGGCATTTGCAATTAAAAGTTCAGATAATATCCGTTCTAATCAAGGGAAATTTGCTTTCAAAAATGCACTTGAGCCTTACGTAGACGCAGATATTCTCTATCGTCCTAAAATGGGTTTTAGTATTCCAATTAGCCAATGGTTTAGAGGGCCACTTAAAGAAAAATTGGAAAAAAGCGTTTTGTCGCAGTCAATGTTTGATAGTGGTTACTTTGATCCCAAGAGTTTGAAACAGTTAGTTAATGATCATACATCGGGTCGTAGTGATCATGGTGATTCATTGTGGTGTTTATTAATGTTCGCTCAATTTTTGAACCGACAATAGGTGCTGCATGAAAATACTAACCGTTTCTACCTTATTCCCTTATGAAAATAATCCTAAACACGGCATTTTTGTTGAAACTCGTCTACGTCAATTGCTGCAACACTATCCAGATATAGAAGCGAAGGTTATTGCTCCAATCCCCTACTTTCCGTTTACTCATCCGGTGTTTGGCAGCTATGCAGAAAATGCCAAAGCGCCTTCATTTGAAGTTCGCCACGGAATTGAAGTTTATCATCCACGGTATCTTGTTATTCCCAAAATAGGCATGACACTTACACCGGTAACACTTGCTAAAGCGATTTATAAACAAGCAAAAGACATCATCGCTAGTGGCTATGATTTTGATTTGATCGACGGGCACTATTTCTACCCTGATGGTGTGGCTATTGAAATAGTAGCTAAAAAATTAGGTAAACCATTTACGGTGACAGCTAGAGGAACAGACATCAACCTGATACCTAAATTCAATAAACCGAAAAAACAGATCCAACACGTTCTGAAAAGCAGTAATCACAACATGGCAGTATGCGAGGCTCTAAGGCAAGAAATGATTAACTTGGGAGCGGCTCCGGAAAAAGTAACGACCTTGAGAAATGGGGTTGATCTTGAACTGTTTTCTTTTTCAGACCAAACAAAGCAACAACAGCTCAGACAGCAACTTAAACTCCCTGACCAACAACCCGTCATTATTTCCACAGGGCACCTGATTGAGCGCAAAGGACATCACTTAATTATTGAAGCTTTGAGTCAGGTACCCGATGGATTACTTCTGATTGCAGGTGACGGTCCTGAGAAGAAAAAGCTCCTCAACTTAGTCGAAAAACTAGGTCTGAAAAACAGAGTTCAATTTCTCGGCAGTATCAGCCAAGTCAAATTAGCTCAGTACTATGGAGCCTCTGATGTTTTGGTACTCGCATCAAGTCGCGAAGGCTGGGCCAACGTTCTCTTGGAAGCGATGGCCTGTGGTACACCAGTTGTAGCAACAAATATATGGGGAACACCAGAAGTGGTTGCACGTAAAGAAGCAGGAGTATTAGTAAATCGTAACTCTTCAGATATAGCTAGAGGAATAGTTGAAGCTCTTAATAGCAAAATTGTACGCTCAGAGACTCGTAGGTATGCCGAGCTTTTTTCATGGACGGATACTGTAATCCTAAAAAAAACGCTTTTTAAAAAGATTATTAACAACTAGCACAAGAAGGGTTTAAATTAGATGAATCAATATTGCCATGTACTTGGAATAATGCCTAGATCAGGTACTAATTATCTAGAAAATATAATTTCGCTTCATACGAAATGTAAACCATGTGACCCTATATATGAAGACTTTCTAATAAGCCAATCAGAACTGCTAATAAGATTTTCAAAGAAAGTGAGAAGGTATTGGAACCCTAACTGGGATACTAATAACGAATATCTAACTGAAAAGAACTTATTAGAACATATCGGCTATGGCTTACATAGATTCCTGTCAAGTCCACATCTAGGACAAGAAGTCACCAACGATGGTCAAAATAATATCACTATCAGTAAAACTCCTTCGGTGAAAGGTATAGAGCATTTTTTTCAACTCTTCCCAAATTCAAAACTGATTATCCTAGTTAGAGATGGCAGAGCAATTGTAGAATCTGGGTGTAAGTCTTTTGATTGGGACTTTGAGAAAGCCTGTTTTGACTGGAGTCGATTGGTAAAACGCATCAATGCTTTTATTGCGGAAAACACTGATCATAAAGCTCAAATCAAAATGGTTAGATATGAAGATCTGATCAACAATACAGAAGAGGAAGTACCGCTAATCTTCAAATTTCTTCAAGTTAATGAAGATGAAGTTCTCATAGAGGACGTAAAAAATTTGCACATTTCAGGTTCATCTGAGACAAAGAAAACGAATAAAGAAGTTACATGGCAGCCTAAAAAAATGGACGATAACTTTAAACCTCTAGAACGTTTTTCGCACTGGAGTCGTTATAAAAGAAGAAGATTTGAATGGATATCTGGAAATAGTTTGATCTCTATGGGCTATGTAAATAGTTTGGAAAGATTTACTATTCTTGAGAGAATAGCACATACTATTCTTGACATTAGTTGGCCAATTAGAGTTATTCCAAAAACTATTATAAATCTTATTATTTCCAGAAAATTCGTCCTTAAAACTTATTAATCATTCAGGCTTAGTCATGAAAATTCTTTACCATCACCGAATAGCCTCTAAAGATGGCCAATATGTACATGTAGAGGAAATAATTAAGGCTTTAAGAAAACAAGGCCATGACGTTATTGTTGTATCGCCTCAGCTAGTTGAACAATCTGATTTTGGTAGCGATGGTGGCTGGGTATCAAAATTAAGACAAAATGTGCCACAAATAATTTCAGAGTCACTTGAATTTTCATATTCCATTTGGGTTTTTTGTAAGCTTTGCTATGCCATAATGAAACATCGTCCGGATTGTATCTATGAAAGATACAACCTATTCCTCCCTTCTGGAATATGGGCAAAAAAAATATTTCAATTGAAGCTTCTGCTCGAGGTTAATTCTCCGTTATATGATGAGCGAAAGAAGTATGGTGGAATCGCATTAAATAGGATTGCAAAGTGGTCAGAATACTATGCTTGGCGAAACGCAGACCATGTGTTACCAGTAACGCGTGTTTTAGCCAGTTATATTATCAAAGCCGGAGTTCCCGACTCTCGCATTACCGTGCTGCCAAACGGAATTGACCCCTCGCTTTTCTACCCATCTGACGAGCCTAATCGTGATAAAGAGTTTCATGACAAACTTGTTATTGGCTTTGTTGGGTTTTGCCGAGAATGGCATAGACTAGACCAAGTGTTAAAGCTTATTGCTAGTGAAGAAAATC encodes:
- a CDS encoding sulfotransferase family protein; its protein translation is MNQYCHVLGIMPRSGTNYLENIISLHTKCKPCDPIYEDFLISQSELLIRFSKKVRRYWNPNWDTNNEYLTEKNLLEHIGYGLHRFLSSPHLGQEVTNDGQNNITISKTPSVKGIEHFFQLFPNSKLIILVRDGRAIVESGCKSFDWDFEKACFDWSRLVKRINAFIAENTDHKAQIKMVRYEDLINNTEEEVPLIFKFLQVNEDEVLIEDVKNLHISGSSETKKTNKEVTWQPKKMDDNFKPLERFSHWSRYKRRRFEWISGNSLISMGYVNSLERFTILERIAHTILDISWPIRVIPKTIINLIISRKFVLKTY
- a CDS encoding glycosyltransferase family 4 protein, with translation MKILYHHRIASKDGQYVHVEEIIKALRKQGHDVIVVSPQLVEQSDFGSDGGWVSKLRQNVPQIISESLEFSYSIWVFCKLCYAIMKHRPDCIYERYNLFLPSGIWAKKIFQLKLLLEVNSPLYDERKKYGGIALNRIAKWSEYYAWRNADHVLPVTRVLASYIIKAGVPDSRITVLPNGIDPSLFYPSDEPNRDKEFHDKLVIGFVGFCREWHRLDQVLKLIASEENPNLMLLIVGDGPVIEQLQELARSLQLQERFHITGLVDRQNMPHWLNQIDIAIQPAVTPWASPLKLIEYLAKGKAIVAPNNPNIRELLSDDVNALLFEPENAESMIQKIREIIEDKSLRMRLQTQAHNTIKEQNLTWNHNAMRIERIFQENITQSGK
- a CDS encoding glycosyltransferase family 4 protein, producing the protein MKILTVSTLFPYENNPKHGIFVETRLRQLLQHYPDIEAKVIAPIPYFPFTHPVFGSYAENAKAPSFEVRHGIEVYHPRYLVIPKIGMTLTPVTLAKAIYKQAKDIIASGYDFDLIDGHYFYPDGVAIEIVAKKLGKPFTVTARGTDINLIPKFNKPKKQIQHVLKSSNHNMAVCEALRQEMINLGAAPEKVTTLRNGVDLELFSFSDQTKQQQLRQQLKLPDQQPVIISTGHLIERKGHHLIIEALSQVPDGLLLIAGDGPEKKKLLNLVEKLGLKNRVQFLGSISQVKLAQYYGASDVLVLASSREGWANVLLEAMACGTPVVATNIWGTPEVVARKEAGVLVNRNSSDIARGIVEALNSKIVRSETRRYAELFSWTDTVILKKTLFKKIINN
- a CDS encoding XrtA/PEP-CTERM system amidotransferase; its protein translation is MCGISGIFNLHKAHSISHGVLQHINNTQSHRGPDDEGYYIDDYVGLAHRRLSIIDLSGGHQPVFNEDKSVCVVFNGEIYNFQPLVNELSELGHIFSTLSDTEVIVHAWEEWGTKCLQRFQGMFTFALWDKRQRQLFIARDRLGKKPLHYAITAKGQLVFASELKALVAHPDIDITLRNEMTEEFLMFGYIPDPYTAYKNIYKLDAAHYLLITPEAKVTQTKYWDLSTPSRILTWDETQHDLIEHLKEAVKTRMMADVPLGAFLSGGVDSSAIVALMAGLQNDSVNTCSIGFNEQAYDESDYATRIAERYHTNHSTKIVSAQEYDLIDQLTDIYDEPFADSSALPTYKVCQLARESVKVALSGDGGDEIFAGYRRHRFQVAEANLRNKIPYTFRKPLFGALGKVYPKADWAPQRFRAKTTFQSLAMNAVEAYGNTMSRLRTEQRNKLFTQEYITSLDGYSGLEIIKHHAKNAPTADPLKFVQYLDIKTWLPGDILTKVDRASMANSLEVRAPLLDHKLMEWAFAIKSSDNIRSNQGKFAFKNALEPYVDADILYRPKMGFSIPISQWFRGPLKEKLEKSVLSQSMFDSGYFDPKSLKQLVNDHTSGRSDHGDSLWCLLMFAQFLNRQ